From Methanobacterium petrolearium, a single genomic window includes:
- a CDS encoding DUF2283 domain-containing protein encodes MKNVSDLKVLKDYDAPNDSLFMFIGGDIEYKESIEINDHIILDFDKKGEIVSFEILDVSKILGVDKFSIKNLKKLRGNIGVNKDFILVDFTFTVPVHQKNIEKPILIEAPNDLNLPNTTASLGLATA; translated from the coding sequence ATGAAAAACGTAAGCGATTTAAAGGTTTTAAAAGATTATGATGCTCCTAATGATTCCTTATTCATGTTTATAGGTGGTGACATAGAGTATAAGGAATCTATAGAGATTAATGATCATATCATATTAGATTTTGATAAAAAAGGAGAAATTGTATCTTTTGAAATATTGGACGTATCCAAAATTCTCGGTGTAGATAAATTTTCAATTAAAAATCTTAAAAAGCTTAGAGGAAATATTGGGGTAAATAAAGATTTTATTCTGGTAGACTTTACTTTCACTGTACCTGTACATCAAAAAAACATTGAGAAGCCAATTTTAATAGAAGCTCCTAATGATCTCAACTTACCAAATACAACTGCTAGTTTAGGTTTAGCAACAGCATAA
- a CDS encoding DUF4258 domain-containing protein: MQILSETTANQIIITDHTKKRLLERSLDKELIIDCLTNLEIKGMLEQSYNHKKNNKYKVFYEHPKIKEYDIIIVIGIEQNKNIKVITTYIQNKDRRVRK, translated from the coding sequence ATGCAAATTTTATCAGAAACTACTGCAAATCAAATTATAATAACTGATCATACTAAAAAAAGATTATTAGAAAGATCTCTAGATAAAGAACTGATCATTGATTGTTTAACAAATCTAGAAATTAAAGGGATGTTAGAACAAAGTTATAACCATAAGAAAAATAATAAATATAAAGTGTTTTATGAACATCCTAAGATAAAAGAATATGATATTATTATAGTGATTGGTATTGAGCAAAACAAAAATATAAAAGTCATAACTACATATATACAGAATAAGGATAGAAGGGTACGCAAATGA
- a CDS encoding PAS domain S-box protein produces MTDTSILLAMDDFSQASKIKEILSSANFNTISVSEFEKKNCLYPKVYNTHNTEFNFNYTNINTVDLVLMDKSFTKNHSLLNQLKELHRETYIPIIYITSNSDETPIGSFDSNVIYLKKPFESRELLLTLELVSIKYKMENALYESEDRYRLLIENADDPIAIINYNGEFIMVNPSAARFFGCKTENFQGKTMWDVFPKEHADSQIEDIRNVLDNNEGQVFEGKTIIRGKEHYFRTNIQPMPIKNGGMKMVQLIAHDVTPLKQTGEALQKSEEKFQEVFNNANDGVSLHSIEDDGLPGRFYEVNDVVCNRLGYTREELLEMGPKDVITQETWQKMPKLMEKLNSKGKIIFEAVQISKDGNEIITEITNHLFNFQGQNMITSISRDISERKKAQTRLLRILAGIESTEDAIGILKPDGCHFYHNHSFNELFGYSVEELNVPLGPVKLFVDKDLGNHIFQIIMDGGSWDGELEMISKSGRVFPAFIRANAIKNNDDQVIGLIGVLNDITERKRVEYALKTSEEKFRNLAETAVDAIIIIDTDEKVVFCNRSLERIFEYSEEEILGEYFDTLIPKSHVEDFQLKLDYHHQHDSESGNVFDSFGMRKDGSEFPLEMSLNTWETEGEIYTTFIIRDITQRKLNEFKMKMREEIFQLMSENIDEVFWLIDPLTGQILYMSPSYQKIWGDSIENLYQNPRSWIESIHPQDKDEFISYIFGKNGSSQHREGIECRVIRQNNDQILIRVRAFPVINQNKEIYRRIGIATDITGTKNI; encoded by the coding sequence ATGACTGATACTAGCATACTTCTTGCAATGGATGATTTTTCCCAGGCCAGTAAAATCAAAGAAATCCTATCTTCAGCGAATTTTAACACGATTTCTGTTTCTGAATTCGAAAAAAAAAATTGTTTATATCCTAAAGTTTATAATACCCATAATACTGAATTTAATTTTAACTATACTAACATTAATACTGTTGATCTTGTTTTAATGGATAAGTCATTCACAAAAAACCATTCGCTCCTGAATCAATTAAAAGAATTGCATAGGGAAACTTACATTCCCATTATTTATATTACTTCTAATTCAGATGAAACTCCTATTGGTAGTTTTGATTCTAATGTAATATACCTCAAGAAACCTTTTGAATCTCGAGAGCTTTTATTAACCCTGGAACTGGTTTCTATCAAGTACAAGATGGAAAATGCTCTTTATGAAAGCGAAGACAGGTATCGTCTACTAATTGAGAATGCTGATGATCCCATTGCCATCATCAACTACAATGGCGAGTTTATTATGGTAAATCCTAGTGCTGCCCGATTTTTTGGATGCAAAACAGAAAATTTCCAGGGAAAAACCATGTGGGATGTTTTCCCCAAAGAACACGCAGATTCCCAGATAGAAGACATAAGAAATGTTCTTGATAACAATGAAGGGCAGGTTTTTGAGGGGAAAACAATCATCAGAGGTAAAGAACATTATTTCCGTACAAATATCCAGCCCATGCCCATAAAAAATGGTGGAATGAAAATGGTGCAGCTTATTGCCCATGATGTAACCCCCTTAAAACAGACAGGAGAAGCCCTCCAAAAAAGTGAAGAAAAATTCCAAGAGGTTTTCAACAATGCCAATGATGGTGTCTCCCTACATAGCATTGAGGATGATGGTTTGCCTGGCAGATTTTATGAAGTGAATGATGTGGTGTGCAATAGGTTAGGTTACACCAGGGAAGAACTATTGGAAATGGGCCCTAAAGATGTTATAACTCAAGAAACATGGCAAAAAATGCCTAAATTAATGGAAAAACTAAATTCCAAGGGTAAAATAATTTTCGAAGCTGTACAGATCAGCAAGGACGGGAATGAGATAATAACCGAGATCACCAATCACCTTTTCAATTTTCAAGGGCAAAACATGATTACATCCATATCCAGGGATATTTCTGAGCGTAAAAAAGCTCAAACCAGGTTGTTACGTATTTTAGCAGGAATTGAATCTACAGAAGATGCCATAGGAATATTAAAACCCGATGGTTGTCATTTTTATCATAACCACTCTTTTAATGAACTATTTGGGTACTCAGTGGAGGAACTTAATGTACCATTAGGTCCGGTTAAGCTCTTCGTGGACAAGGATCTGGGAAATCATATTTTTCAGATAATAATGGATGGGGGAAGTTGGGACGGAGAATTGGAGATGATTAGTAAGTCTGGAAGAGTTTTTCCCGCTTTTATTAGAGCTAATGCTATTAAAAACAATGATGATCAGGTTATTGGTTTAATTGGGGTTTTGAATGATATCACAGAAAGAAAAAGAGTTGAATATGCTCTAAAAACTAGTGAAGAAAAGTTCAGGAACCTGGCTGAAACTGCAGTAGATGCCATTATAATCATTGACACCGATGAAAAGGTTGTATTTTGTAATCGTAGCCTGGAAAGAATCTTTGAGTATAGTGAAGAGGAAATATTGGGAGAATATTTTGATACTCTGATTCCTAAAAGCCATGTTGAAGATTTTCAATTGAAATTAGATTATCATCATCAGCATGATTCCGAGTCAGGAAATGTATTTGATTCCTTTGGTATGCGTAAAGATGGAAGTGAGTTTCCACTGGAGATGTCCTTAAACACATGGGAAACCGAGGGTGAAATATACACTACCTTCATTATTCGTGATATTACCCAAAGAAAATTAAATGAATTTAAAATGAAGATGCGAGAGGAAATATTCCAGTTAATGTCTGAGAACATCGATGAAGTTTTCTGGCTTATCGACCCTCTTACTGGGCAAATTCTCTACATGAGTCCATCATATCAGAAAATATGGGGTGATAGTATTGAAAATCTATATCAAAATCCCAGATCATGGATTGAGTCCATACACCCCCAAGATAAGGATGAATTCATTTCGTATATATTTGGAAAAAACGGAAGTTCACAGCACCGAGAGGGAATAGAATGTAGAGTTATTCGTCAGAATAACGATCAAATATTGATAAGGGTCAGAGCATTCCCTGTAATAAATCAGAATAAAGAGATATACCGCAGAATTGGCATAGCAACTGATATTACCGGTACAAAAAATATATAA
- a CDS encoding LCP family protein, whose product MNKKILILALIGIFILVVASFSFLLFTSETNSRERINILLLGADARTPQTHGFTDSIEILSIDKNTKEVSLLSIPRDTRVQIVGNGVNKINHAYAYGDVNTTIKTVENFLDVKIDYYILVDFTDFKKMVDTLGGITMNVEPHVSAARPELHGKTGESRLTGAEALIYLRFRSDNASEGGRMKRHQQAIKAIINEALKPSNILEAPTIFNMLRENVKTDIPPLETTVIEKLITGFDIDNATTGVVTGEYTHINGINYMIPDMNKTEETVIKLGLRN is encoded by the coding sequence ATGAATAAAAAAATATTAATTTTAGCGTTAATTGGAATCTTTATTTTAGTGGTGGCCAGTTTCTCATTTTTACTTTTTACCTCTGAAACAAATTCCCGTGAAAGAATTAATATATTATTATTAGGCGCAGATGCTCGTACACCTCAAACACACGGATTTACCGATTCTATTGAGATTCTATCCATTGACAAAAACACTAAAGAAGTTTCCCTTCTTTCTATACCACGTGATACCCGGGTACAAATTGTGGGAAATGGTGTAAATAAAATTAACCATGCATATGCCTATGGAGATGTGAATACCACCATAAAGACTGTGGAGAATTTTTTGGATGTGAAGATTGATTATTACATACTGGTTGACTTTACTGATTTTAAAAAAATGGTGGATACCCTGGGTGGTATCACTATGAATGTAGAACCACATGTCTCTGCTGCAAGACCTGAATTACATGGAAAAACTGGAGAAAGTAGATTAACTGGTGCAGAAGCTTTAATTTATCTTCGTTTTAGGTCCGATAATGCTTCTGAGGGTGGACGAATGAAAAGACACCAGCAAGCAATAAAAGCTATTATCAATGAAGCATTAAAACCTTCTAACATACTGGAAGCTCCTACCATTTTTAATATGCTAAGAGAAAATGTGAAAACTGATATTCCTCCACTGGAAACAACGGTAATTGAGAAATTAATTACAGGTTTTGACATTGATAATGCTACAACCGGAGTTGTTACCGGAGAGTACACCCATATTAATGGAATAAATTATATGATTCCTGATATGAATAAGACTGAAGAAACAGTTATTAAATTGGGGCTAAGAAATTAA